The genomic DNA CCTCCAGACCAACGACCCGGGACGCGAATCTAGCGCAGCGCGCTTGTACCCTTTTGGATCCACGCCCAAAAGTGTATCGCCACTAGCCTCTCGGCGCAAAACCAAGCCTAGAAGGTGACGCTGGAGGTGGTCAAGGAGCCTTGCTGGAAGATCGAGCTTGAAAGAGAGCTTGCAACGAAAAGCTTCTCTTAACCAGATGCGCTCACTCAAAATAACCCCAGGTTTTCCTGTGAACCAGCTGTTTACCTTCCACCAGGCCCTCGTTTCCCTCTCTCTCCCATCAAGCTTCCACTGGCACGATATTCCCGAAACACGTCTTTCTTTTCCAAGACCACCTGGACGAAGCTCACAAGACCCCCCATGAACGGATCCTGCATCCCGCGGTGCGACTGAGGATTCGGAAAAACCTTCGGGTTGGTCATATGATCCAAAATATGGCAGTGGAACATCCAGCGGCCTGGATTATTCGCGACAAAGGCTAAGTCAGCTGTTTGCCCGGGTCCTAACAAAACCGTGTTGGCCAGAAATGGTTGGGGCAGAGGAGAACCATCCAAAGCAACAACACGAAACGTGTAGCCGTGAAGATGCATCACGTGATTTTCCCGGGCGCTGGCGTTAACGAGGCGCATCCGAACCTTAGCCCCCAGGGGAACACAAACGGCTGGAGCATCCGGAAAAGCCTTCCCGTTTAAGGTAAAGAGGTTCTCTTCCTCACTACCTCCCACCTTGAAAGAGCCAATTTCATACAAAAACTCCTCTTCCCAACCCGCTGGATCGACTGTTGACGGATCTACCACCAGAACCCCGTGTAACCCCTGATCCATTTGGAACTCATCATGGAAATGGGTGTGATAGAGATGCGTTCCGACCATGGAAGGGGTTACGGTAAACCGATAGGTGTACACCTCCCCGGGCCGGACCGGTTCCTGGCTGATTCCAGGAACCCCATCCTCGCTTTCGGGAAGAGGAAGGCCGTGCAAGTGGAGGGTCGTCGGTTCCGGCAGCTCATTTTTTAACTGGATTTCTACCTTTTCCCCCACGCGCAGCCGCAAAAGAGGTCCAGGAACCTGTCGATTATACCCCCACGCTTCCACCACCAGCCCAGGTGCAACCTTCCAGGGAAAAACACCGGCCACTAGCTCGTACCGCCGGGTCCCATCCGGAAGTACTTGCGGAACCATGCCCCTTCCCTCCGTCACCTCCCAGACACGTTGACATTGCCGCTTTTCTTCCGAAGGAGAAAGGGAAGGGCCGGAATGAACAACCACGCGTTGCCCCTCTGTCGCTTCATAGCGATCCCCCATCGCGGTACGG from Candidatus Methylacidithermus pantelleriae includes the following:
- a CDS encoding multicopper oxidase domain-containing protein, with amino-acid sequence MGFSSLLLLGFVAGATIVVGMPVGRVPVLNRSLKAALSMAAVGILAFLLVEVLSESAEEAWRVAQARKGSWEGAAAFFFFCGGFGLGFLGLVCLEKWLFFASSYPGLVYLVAIGIGLHNLTEGLAIGQAYAQGMADLSLSLAVGFALHNGTEGFGIVGPAIARGQLLSWRTLAILAAIAGGPTFLGTLVGSVWQSQLFSILTLAMAGGTIFYVEKELLAGVRREPQQLLVMGALVAGFVMAWSTHWICRTAMGDRYEATEGQRVVVHSGPSLSPSEEKRQCQRVWEVTEGRGMVPQVLPDGTRRYELVAGVFPWKVAPGLVVEAWGYNRQVPGPLLRLRVGEKVEIQLKNELPEPTTLHLHGLPLPESEDGVPGISQEPVRPGEVYTYRFTVTPSMVGTHLYHTHFHDEFQMDQGLHGVLVVDPSTVDPAGWEEEFLYEIGSFKVGGSEEENLFTLNGKAFPDAPAVCVPLGAKVRMRLVNASARENHVMHLHGYTFRVVALDGSPLPQPFLANTVLLGPGQTADLAFVANNPGRWMFHCHILDHMTNPKVFPNPQSHRGMQDPFMGGLVSFVQVVLEKKDVFREYRASGSLMGERGKRGPGGR